The region atgggaaactctttataacctttactaaatggtaaactctttataacctttactaaatgggaaactctttataacctttactaaatggtaaactctttataacctttactaaatgggaaactctttataacctttactaaatgggaaactctttataacctttactaaatggtaaactctttataacctttactaaatgggaaactctttataacctttactaaatgggaaactctttataacctttactaaatgggaaactctttataacctttactaaatgggaaactctttataacctttactaaatggtaaactctttataacctttactaaatggtaaactctttataacctttactaaatgggaaactctttataacctttactaaatgggaaactctttataacctttactaaatgggaaactctttataacctttactaaatgggaaactctttataacctttactaaatgggaaactctttataacctttactaaatgggaaactctttataacctttactaaatgggaaactctttataacctttactaaatgggaaactctttataacctttactaaatgggaaactctttataacctttactaaatgggaaactctttataacctttactaaatgggaaactctttataacctttactaaatgggaaactctttataacctttactaaatgggaaactctttataacctttactaaatgggaaactctttataacctttactaaatgggaaactctttataacctttactaaatgggaaactctttataacctttactaaatgggaaactctttataacctttactaaatgggaaactcttttTGTTTATAGAAAAGTAGAGAGGAAATACTGTATGTATGAGGAGCTTGATGAGatatccacaacaaccacatgaACTCTTGACAGGGAGAAAAGTGCTATTCAAATCCATGATGTCCAATGTCCACTCACCTGTCCCGGGGACACAGAGGAGGAGCTGCAGTGTTTCCTATAGCAGGCCAACGACTCTGTCACCTCGGTCTGCAGTTCCTCTCTCAGCTCCTGTAGAGGGCGCTCCAACACGGCACAGtacactggaggagagagagcgagagcgagcgagagagccagagagagaaaggaaggaaggaaggaaggaaggaaggaaggaaggaaggaaggaaggaaggaaggaaggaatgaaggaaggaaggaaggaaggaatataGGGCAGTGTTCAGGCAGTGTCCTAAACATAACATATTAACTCATAACTTTCTGATATAGATGAACAGTTAAAAACAGAACCAGCCAGGACTGGTTAGAAGAGTTCCTCTACTTTACCTCTATCCAATGGGTACACTTATTATCTATGTAATTATCAGTCACTTCTTACAGTAAGTCTTATAGACTGGAGACAACCTTCTACTGCAAGAAGAGTAAAGGgacaaggttaaggttagggttaaggttaggattaaggttaaggttaggattaaggttaggattaaggttaaggttaggattaggattaaggttaggattaaggttaggattaaggttagagttaaggttagagttaaggttagagttcaggttagggttaaggttaaggtaagggtgcatgttagggttaaggttaggattaaggttaaggttagagttaaggttagggttaaggttagggttaaggttaaggttaggattaaggttaaggttagggttagtcagtGAGTGATCTTACTCTTCTTGCAGtagaaggttaaggttaaggttagggttaaggttagggttagtcagtGAGTGATCTTACTCTTCTTGCAGtagaaggttaaggttagggtttaggttagggttagtcagTGAGTGATCTCCCTCTTCTTGCAGTAGaatgttaaggttaaggttagggttagggttaaggttagggttagtcagtGAGTGATCTCACTATTCTTGCAGTAGaatgttaaggttaaggttagggttagggttaaggttagggttagtcagtGAGTGATCTTACTCTTCTTGCAGTAGAAGGTGAGCAGAGTCTGGGCCTGGCAGTTACAGAAGGTGTCCAGTAGGTGGTGTGAGCAGCACAGAGACAGACTGTGGACCctggtcctcctctctccctgctggcTGGTGTAGGACAGGACGGTCTTAGGAGAGAATGAAAGGGTAACAGTATCATCAACATGTAGTAAAGCTTCATAGCTTGGCAAAGACATAATACAACAGTGttgacaaatacaattacatGCTACAGTATTCTGACCTTATGACCTGTCTTTCTAGACTATTTACATGTTACAGTATTCTGACCTTATGACCTGTCTTTCTAGACTATTTACATGTTACAGTATTCTGACCTTATGACCTGTCTTTCTAGACTATTTACATGTTACAGTATTCTGACCTTATGACCTGTCTTTCTAGACTATTTACATGTTACAGTATTCTGACCTTATGACCTGTCTTTCTAGACTATTTACATGTTACAGTATTCTGACCTTACGACCTGTCTTTCTAGACTATTTACATGCTACAGTATTCTGACCTTATGACCTGTCTTTCTAGACTATTTACATGTTACAGTATTCTGACCTTATGACCTGTCTTTCTAGACTATTTACATGTTACAGTATTCTGACCTTATGACCTGTCTTTCTAGACTATTTACATGTTACAGTATTCTGACCTTATGACCTGTCTTTCTAGACTATTTACATGTTACAGTATTCTGACCTTATGACCTGTCTTTCTAGACTATTTACATGTTACAGTATTCTGACCTTACGACCTGTCTTTCTAGACTATTTACATGTTACAGTATTCTGACCTTATGACCTGTCTTTCTAGACTATTTACATGTTACAGTATTCTGACCTTACGACCTGTCTTTCTAGACTATTTACATGCTACAGTATTCTGACCTTATGACCTGTCTTTCTAGACTATTTACATGTTACAGTATTCTGACCTTATGACCTGTCTTTCTAGACTATTTACATGTTACAGTATTCTGACCTTATGACCTGTCTTTCTAGACTATTTACATGTTACAGTATTCTGACCTTATGACCTGTCTTTCTAGACTATTTACATGTTACAGTATTCTGACCTTATGACCTGTCTTTCTAGACTATTTACATGTTACAGTATTCTGACCTTACGACCTGTCTTTCTAGACTATTTACATGTTACAGTATTCTGACCTTATGACCTGTCTTTCTAGACTATTTACATGCTACAGTATTCTGACCTTATGACCTGTCTTTCTAGACTATTTACATGTTACAGTATTCTGACCTTACGACCTGTCTTTCTAGACTATTTACATGCTACAGTATTCTGACCTTATGACCTGTCTTTCTAGACTATTTACATGCTACAGTATTCTGACCTTATGACCTGTCTTTCTAGACTATTTACATGCTACAGTATTCTGACCTTATGACCTGTCTTTCTAGACTATTTACATGTTACAGTATTCTGACCTTATGACCTGTCTTTCTAGACTATTTACATGTTACAGTATTCTGACCTTATGACCTGTCTTTCTAGACTATTTACATGTTACAGTATTCTGACCTTATGACCTGTCTTTCTAGACTATTTACATGCTACAGTATTCTGACCTTATGACCTGTCTTTCTAGACTATTTACATGTTACAGTATTCTGACCTTATGACCTGTCTTTCTAGACTATTTACATGTTACAGTATTCTGACCTTATGACCTGTCTTTCTAGACTATTTACATGCTACAGTATTCTGACCTTACGACCTGTCTTTCTAGACTATTTACATGTTACAGTATTCTGACCTTATGACCTGTCTTTCTAGACTATTTACATGTTACAGTATTCTGACCTTATGACCTGTCTTTCTAGACTATTTACATGTTACAGTATTCTGACCTTACGACCTGTCTTTCTAGACTATTTACATGTTACAGTATTCTGACCTTATGACCTGTCTTTCTAGACTATTTACATGTTACAGTATTCTGACCTTATGACCTGTCTTTCTAGACTATTTACATGTTACAGTATTCTGACCTTACGACCTGTCTTTCTAGACTATTTTAGATCAGCAACTGTCACAAAGTGCTTCTACAGCAAAACTCCACCCACCTGTATGACCACGCCCCTCTTTTCGTCCAGAGCTCTGCTGTGTGTTAACTCTACGGCCAGTGTCGTACGCCAATCAAGGGTTGCCATGGTGACGTGTGCGGGGTTGGGCCCGGGGACGAACGAGCCATAACACCCTGACACGCGCAGATCTAGAGGGACAGAGATCAATAACTTTATCAGAACACATGTATATCATCACGTTGtcttggtagagagagagaaagagaaagagacagagacatacagaggaaaggagagatctGGTCTTACCTTTACTGACATGTACCCTGAGTGTGGCCCTATAGcccgtctctgtctctacagtccTCCTCAGGTCACTGCTGAAACGCTCTCTGTCCAACTCTCCCTGGAACATCAGTTAGATGTTGAATTAGAATTGTGCACCCCAAACTTAGGGTTTTTTCACATATTAAATTTGGTTCGCTTGTTTGGTTTCCTGAAGCGTTTGTTGAGAATTCTACAAATATGTTTTGCATTCACAAGACCTGTGACGTTAGCAAGCTATCTTGTTTACAAAAAGGTTCCAGGCGATTCACGGTGCTGCTGCATCACAATACCTGGTACTTTGGTCCTGGATCTTGGACCCGCTAGGTCCAGGATTGGTTTCAGTCATGGTTCGTTTGCATTTTACACACGCTTTATAGCGCAGATCAGGGTACCAAACGCTCTAGTATCTTGATCATACagaactacactatatatacaaaagtacagttgaagtcggaagtttacatacacttaggttggagtcattaaaactcgtttttcaaccactccacaaatttcttgttaacaaactatagttttggcaagtcaggtaggacatctacttcgtgcatgacacttgtaattcttccaacaattgtttacagacagatgatttcacttataattcactgtatgacAATTCCAGAATTTCCAAAAatgttagacctccacaagtctggttcatccttgggagcaatttccaaatgcctgaaggtaccatgttcatctgtacaaacaatagtacgcaagtataaatatcatgggaccacgcagccgtcataccgctcaggtatGGGCTACCctcgggcggcagggtagcctagtggttagaatgttggactaggttgcaagttcaaacccccgagctgacaaggtacaaatctgtcgttctatccctgaacaggcagttaacccacttttcctaggccgtcattgaaaataagaatttgttcttaactgacttgcctagttaaataaaggttaaaaaaaatcatttttaaaaaaggtaggagatgcgttctgtctcctagagatgaacgtactttggtgcaaaaagtgcaaatcaatcccagaacaacagcaaaagaccttgtgaagatgctggaggaaacgggtacaaaagtatctatatccacagtataacgagtcctatatcgacataacctgaaagtccgctcggcaaggaagaagccactgctccaacaccgccataaaaaaaacagactacgggttgtaactgcacatggggacaaagatcttactttttggagaaatgtcctctggtctgatgaaacaaaaatagaactgtttggccataatgaccaacgttatgtttggaggaaaaaggggaggcttggaagctgaagaacaccatcccagctgtgatgcacgggggtggcagcatcatgttgtgggggtgctttgctgcaggagggactggtgcacttcacaaaatagatggaatcatgaggaagaaaaattatgtggattattgaagcaacatctcaagacatcagtcaggaagctaagGCTTgttagcaaatgggtcttccaaatggacattaaccccaagcatactttcaaagttgtggcaaaatggcttaaggacaacaaagtcaaggtattggagtggccatcacaaagccctgacctcaatcctatagaacatttgtgggcagaactgaaaaagcgtgtgcgagcaaggaggcctacaaacctgactcagttacaccagctctgtcaggaggaatgagacaaaattcacccaacttattgtgggaagcttgtggaaggctacccgaaatgtttgacccaagttaaacaatttaaaagcaatgctaccaaatactaactgagtgtatgtaaacttccgacccactgggaatgtgatgaaagaaataaaagctgaagtaaatcattctctctactattattctgacatttcactttcttaaaataaagtggtgatcctaacggacataagacagggatttttttactaggattaaatgtcaggaattgtgaaaaactgagtttaaatgtatttggctaaggtgtgtgtaaacttccgacttcaactgtatgtggacaccttttcaaatgagtggatttgccTATTTCatccacatccgttgctgacaggtgtataaaaatcgagcacacaccaatgcaatctccatagacaaacattagcagtcgaatggccttactgaagagctcggtgactttcacttaccgtcataggatgccacatttccaacaaaccacagctagagctgccccggtcaactgtaagtgcttttattgtgaagtagaaacatctaggcgcaacaacggctcagccgtgaaggggtacacaagctcacagaacaggaccgccgagtgctgaagcatgtaaaaTCATCTgacctcggttgcaacactcactactgagttccaaacctcctctggaagcaacgtcagcacaagaactgttcatctggagcttcatgacattggtttccatggccaagcagccgcacacaagcctaagatcaccatgtgcaatgccaagcgtcgtctggagtggtgtaaagctcaccgccattggactctggagcagtggaaatgtgttctttggagtgatgaattacgcttcaccatctagcagtccaacggacaaatctgggtttggcggatgccaggagaacgctacccgccccaatgcatagtgacaactgtaaagtttggtgtaagaggaataatggtctgtggttGTCTTTCATTGGATCGAGCCACTAAGTTCCAGTGAaagagaaatcttaacgctacagcatacagtggCATTCTAGATTctctgcttccaactttgtggaatcagttttggggaaggccctttcctgtttcagcatgataatgcctcCGTGCACAATGCGAGTTCCATAtgaaaatggtttgtcgagattggtgtggaagaacttgactggcctgcacagagccctgacctcaaccccatcgaacacctttgggatgaattggaaccaggcctaatcgcccaacatcagtgcccaacctcactaatgctcttgtggctgaatggaagcaagtcccctcagcaatgttccaacatctagtggaaagccttcccagcagagtggaggttgttatggcagcaaaagggggaccagctccatattaatgcccatgattttggaatgagatgttagacgagcaggtgtccacatacttatggtCATCTAGTGTATGGGAAAGTGCCCTAAGGTCATTTCACAACTTTCCACATTAGAAATGAATGGCAGCAGTGTTTAGATAAAACATTTTTTCCATGAACAGTGTTTATACATACGTTAATGCTTATGTCTAATTAGTGGGGTTCTTTTTAATTACTCTATCTCAAGTGTTTAGCCACATGTAACATTCCTGCATTCCTTAATGTCTGGTCTGCTACCTGGAGACTGTGGTAGCAGTGCAGCTCTCCACCTGTCAGGTAAGGAACATGTCCCGGCCAAGCCCCGCCCACATCCTGCTGGGAGAACACAAACAGGTGCACGCCACAGCCCTGACTGACACACTCCTTAGCCAATGAGACAGCAGGGTCCGGAGGCTGAAACAGAGACTGGGATACAAAACAGAGCGAGAGAAGAAAAGGGTTAAATTactgaatgagagtgtgtgtgtgtgtgtgtgtgtgtgtgtgtgtgtgtgtgtgtgtttacctttgGTTTGTTGGAGCTGAAGAAGCTagaggagttgtgtgtgtgtgtcccctcgaTGAAGGGAGCAGTTTGGAAGACCAGCAGCTTGCCAGGACAACCCAACTCCTGCAGGGTGAGAAGAGAAGCCCTGTGTTATATCTCCACTACTGAGTTGTCTCAGGACAATTCTAGACTCTTCTTcagagttggtgtgtgtgtgtgtgtgtgtgtgtgtgtgtgtgtgtgtgtgtgtgtgtgtgtgtgttagatagagGTTCTGACCTGTAGAACGACCAGTCCAGCCTTGACAGGCAGCTCCAGGAGAATGCCACTGGCCTCCTCAAACTCTGCACTGAACAGAGGGATACGCTGCAGGACACTACACAACACAgcacagagaggagggggacagcCGACGAACCATTTTAGGATCTAGATAGCACTTTTCTATTTTTAAGAGTGTCGAACCTACCTGTTGATACTGTCTATGCAGTCTTTGAGTGGAACCAGAAGCCCCTCCCTCACAGGAAGCTGCAGGTCCTCCGTCTCCGTGACGACCAGCATGTGTGGGCGAGACAGGGCAGGGCTGAGGTCATAGAGGTGGATCCGGCTGTCATAGGTCATCAACCCCACACGGACATCTGATTGGAACGCACCTTCCTCCCTTAAACAAACAAAGAGGGATCTCACTAAGTatgatgttgtgtgtgtatgtgtgtgtgtgtgtgtgtgtgtgtgttttacctatTTAGTGATGTGAGTAGAGAACGTAGCTGCTGACTGATGAGCTCCAGGTGTCCTCCTCTCAGAGCTGCAGCAGACACATCCACAGCCAGGAGCAACACAGCAGCAGGCACATCCTGTTGACTGTCCAGTATCTCATAGGAGCCCAGACTGAGCTCAGGTCTCTGCTCTCTGTCCACTCTGTTCCCCTCTACTCCCTGGGTTGGCTGGTAATGCTGCCATCcaactgagagacagagggaaagacaggggagggggagagagagagacaggggagagggacagagagagacaggggagggggagagagagagacaggggagggggagagagagagacaggggagggggagagtaAAAGGATAACGattaggagggagagacagagggagagacagagggagagacagggggagagacagagagagagagacaggggagggggagagagagagacaggggagggggagagtaAAAGGATAACGattaggagggagagaaagagggagagacagagggagagacagagggagagacagggggagagacagagagagagacagagggaggggagggggagagagagagtaaaaggatAACAAattaggagggagagacagatagagagacagggggagagacagagagagagacagagagagagacagagggagagacagagggagagacagagggagagacaggggagggggagagagagagacaggggagggagagagtaacgattaggagggagagacagagtaaagacGGACAGAAACAGAGGGAACATGAGTTATGTAAAGGAGAATAAGAGAAAGGGCAGGGAGAGAACAGAAGCCTGTTCCAGGctgagaagagaacagaagacaTTGAGCAGGATAAATATATCTTACCTTCACGGAGTTTCCCACAGAATGGGCAGTAGAATCTCTGTCCACAGTCCTGCCATCCCATAGCTGAACACATGTAAGCCCCACACTCCCCACAGCCCTTTACAGTGTCTGCctccatacacacagacagggggCGCTGGAGAGCACAAAACAACCAGGGTAAGGAACAGGATTCTCAAGCTCGACAGACTCTAGTGGTTCTCGATTCTAAATATAGTGATGGCTTAACTCCTATTTTGTTATCAGTAGTTCCCACCAGCCCTTTCTTGGATTTAATGTATTTGTATTTCTGTGAGACTAGCCTGGTGccactctctgattcagaggggttgggttaacacTAGAACCACCACGTTTCATttcctaaaatatatatatatatatatttcccaaCACAACTCATTTGTCAGAATGTTGAAATAACGAACAGAAAACTATTTAGAGCATTTTATCTGTTTTTTCACACCTATTCTTAACTTAACCCACCAAGACAATGTGTTGTAGGAccttggtacccagccaggctccaagacaatgtcctataggacgttggtacccagccaggcaccAAGACGATGTGTtgtaggaccctggtacccagccaggcaccaagacaatgtgctgtaggaccctggtacccagccaggcaccAAGACAATGTGTtgtaggaccctggtacccagTCAGGCACCAAGACGATGTGCtgtaggaccctggtacccagccaggcaccAAGACAATGTGTtgtaggaccctggtacccagccaggcaccAAGACAATGTGTtgtaggaccctggtacccagTCAGGCACCAAGCCAATGTGTtgtaggaccctggtacccagccaggcaccaagacaatgtgctgtaggaccctggtacccagccaggctccaagacaatgtgctgtaggaccctggtacccagccaggcaccaagacaatgttctgtaggacgttggtacccagccaggcaccAAGACAATGTGTtgtaggaccctggtacccagccaggcaccAAGACAATGTGTtgtaggaccctggtacccagccaggcaccaagacaatgtgctgtaggacgttggtacccagccaggcaccAAGACAATGTGTtgtaggaccctggtacccagTCAGGCACCAAGACAATGTGTtgtaggaccctggtacccagccaggcaccAACACAATGTGTtgtaggaccctggtacccagTCAGGCACCAAGACAATGTGttgtaggacgttggtacccagccaggcaccAAGACAATGTGTtgtaggaccctggtacccagccagtgtaacagtacaaatttagaccgtcccctcgcccatacccgggcgcgaactagggaccttctgcacacatcaacagtcaccctcgaagcatcgttacccatcgcgccacaaaagccgcggctcttgcagagcaaggggaactactacttcaaggtctcagagcaagtgacgtcactgattgaaacgctatttagcgcccacgctaactaagctagccgtttcacatccgttacactcaccccccttttgaccttcctccttttttccgcagcaaccagtaatccgggtcacggcaccaatgtaacagtacaaatttagaccgtcccctcgcccatacccgggcgcgaactagggaccttctgcacacatcaacagtcaccctcgaagcatcgttacccatcgcgccacaaaagccgcggctcttgcagagcaaggggaactactacttcaaggtctcagagcaagtgacgtcactgattgaaacgctatttagcgcccacgctaactaagctagccgtttcacatccgttacaccaggcACCAAGACAATGTGTtgtaggaccctggtacccaTCCAGGCACCAAGACAATGTGTtgtaggaccctggtacccagccaggcaccAAGACAATGTGTtgtaggaccctggtacccagccaggcaccaagacaatgtgctgtaggacgttggtacccagccaggctccaagacaatgtgctgtaggaccctggtacccagGCAGGcaccaagacaatgttctgtaggacgttggtacccagccaggcaccaagacaatgtgctgtaggacgttggtacccagccaggcaccAAGACAATGTGTtgtaggaccctggtacccagTCAGgcaccaagacaatgtgctgtaggaccctggtacccagccaggcaccaagacaatgtgctgtaggacgttggtacccagccaggctccaagacaatgtcctgtaggaccctggtacccagTCAGgcaccaagacaatgtgctgtaggacgttggtacccagccaggcaccaagacaatgtgctgtaggaacctggtacccagccaggcaccaagacaatgtgctgtaggaccctggtacccagccaggcaccaagacaatgttctgtaggacgTCCTACGTGTCAAATAACTCCCATAATTCAAGAGGTGCAGCTCT is a window of Oncorhynchus mykiss isolate Arlee chromosome 11, USDA_OmykA_1.1, whole genome shotgun sequence DNA encoding:
- the si:dkey-13n15.2 gene encoding protein transport protein Sec24C isoform X2; the encoded protein is MEADTVKGCGECGAYMCSAMGWQDCGQRFYCPFCGKLREVGWQHYQPTQGVEGNRVDREQRPELSLGSYEILDSQQDVPAAVLLLAVDVSAAALRGGHLELISQQLRSLLTSLNREEGAFQSDVRVGLMTYDSRIHLYDLSPALSRPHMLVVTETEDLQLPVREGLLVPLKDCIDSINSVLQRIPLFSAEFEEASGILLELPVKAGLVVLQELGCPGKLLVFQTAPFIEGTHTHNSSSFFSSNKPKSLFQPPDPAVSLAKECVSQGCGVHLFVFSQQDVGGAWPGHVPYLTGGELHCYHSLQGELDRERFSSDLRRTVETETGYRATLRVHVSKDLRVSGCYGSFVPGPNPAHVTMATLDWRTTLAVELTHSRALDEKRGVVIQTVLSYTSQQGERRTRVHSLSLCCSHHLLDTFCNCQAQTLLTFYCKKMYCAVLERPLQELREELQTEVTESLACYRKHCSSSSVSPGQLVLPQHLKTLPVYLNSLRKSEVLLPGLRSSVHQRLQLRCQVVSMDTKTTAGHFYPLLLPLPVGGDTSSPLSLGEAVRCTAASLDHGVLYLVHGPLVLLLWVGHNVSNTSLVQLFNITCLSTLPSGETKLPVLDNPLSVSVRSLINTLNSQTHYTRKLRVVKQGDSCEEALQRLLVEDKSPNGGASYADFLYHLHVNSIQLLVR